The Psychromonas sp. MME1 genome window below encodes:
- the gshA gene encoding glutamate--cysteine ligase, which translates to MSLDFQQKLAFLAQQPEALSQFGRGIEREALRIKSDGKLSSDKHPDAFGSALCHESITTDFAESLMEFITPVAKDVPQLFNYLNDIHHYSAKNLAADEMLWPISMPCYVEKEDNIELAQYGSSNVGLMKTAYRQGLKNRYGCMMQVIAGVHYNFSLPSAFWPVWSQMHGADLTPQEAQSAGYFALIRNYMRFGWIIPYLFGASPAICSSFIQGKETPLQFKKLAKGTIYLPYATSLRLSDLGYTNSSQSSLNICYNSLENYLASVSEALHKKSPEFKALGIKKNGKYIQLNDNVLQIENELYASIRPKRVQKKGETPSQALHARGVEYVEIRSLDVNPFSKVGITEEQVNFLDLFLTWCAITPSDEINEAQSTHLRTNFSQIVTEGRQPDLRLAINGKEQSVSAWGAEIMAQLMDLASVFDKQQNVSHYEQAIAHIAEYFRQPELTNSARVLDKLLAANVDNGILALSLAKEYKIALCEQGYQLWSDQYFEQQRLASLEKQQHIEQQDTLSFDHYLQQYFTNAETY; encoded by the coding sequence TTGTCTCTTGATTTTCAGCAAAAATTAGCTTTTCTAGCTCAACAACCAGAAGCATTGAGTCAATTTGGTCGCGGTATTGAGCGTGAAGCATTACGTATCAAATCTGATGGCAAATTATCTTCAGATAAACATCCCGATGCCTTTGGTAGCGCCCTTTGCCATGAATCAATCACCACTGATTTTGCCGAAAGTTTAATGGAATTTATCACGCCTGTTGCCAAAGATGTCCCGCAACTATTTAATTACTTAAATGATATTCACCATTACAGTGCTAAAAATTTAGCGGCAGATGAGATGCTCTGGCCTATTAGCATGCCCTGTTATGTTGAAAAGGAAGATAACATTGAGCTTGCCCAATACGGTAGCTCTAATGTAGGTTTAATGAAGACAGCCTATCGGCAAGGGTTGAAAAATCGTTATGGCTGCATGATGCAAGTGATTGCAGGTGTGCATTATAATTTTTCATTACCGAGCGCATTTTGGCCTGTTTGGTCACAGATGCATGGCGCTGATTTAACGCCGCAAGAGGCGCAGTCAGCGGGGTATTTTGCTTTAATCCGTAATTATATGCGTTTTGGTTGGATCATTCCTTATCTGTTTGGTGCATCACCTGCGATTTGCAGTTCTTTTATTCAAGGCAAAGAAACACCTTTACAGTTTAAAAAGTTGGCTAAAGGGACTATCTATTTACCCTATGCAACCTCTCTACGTTTGAGTGATTTAGGTTATACCAATAGTTCGCAATCTTCTTTAAATATTTGTTATAACAGTTTAGAAAATTATCTTGCTAGTGTTTCCGAAGCTTTACATAAAAAGTCCCCTGAATTTAAAGCATTAGGAATTAAGAAAAATGGCAAATACATTCAGCTAAATGACAATGTACTGCAAATAGAAAATGAGCTGTATGCATCGATTCGTCCTAAAAGGGTGCAAAAAAAAGGTGAAACACCATCACAGGCTTTGCATGCTCGTGGTGTCGAATATGTTGAAATTCGCTCTTTAGATGTCAATCCATTTTCTAAAGTAGGGATCACCGAAGAGCAAGTGAACTTTTTGGATTTATTTTTAACTTGGTGTGCGATTACCCCTTCTGATGAGATAAACGAGGCGCAATCAACCCATTTACGCACTAATTTCAGTCAAATAGTGACTGAGGGGCGTCAACCCGATTTACGGCTTGCCATTAATGGAAAAGAGCAAAGTGTATCGGCGTGGGGCGCGGAGATAATGGCGCAATTAATGGATCTGGCCAGCGTTTTTGATAAGCAGCAAAATGTCAGCCACTACGAGCAAGCCATTGCGCATATCGCAGAGTACTTCCGTCAGCCAGAATTAACTAATTCCGCGCGAGTATTAGATAAACTGCTAGCGGCTAATGTTGATAATGGTATCTTAGCTTTGTCGCTGGCAAAAGAATATAAAATAGCGTTATGCGAGCAGGGGTATCAGCTATGGTCGGATCAATATTTTGAGCAACAGCGTTTGGCTTCGCTTGAAAAACAGCAACATATCGAGCAGCAGGATACGCTTAGTTTTGATCACTATTTGCAACAATATTTTACGAATGCAGAAACATATTAA
- a CDS encoding CNNM domain-containing protein, with protein MNDIPTSALLITLVILILISAYFSSSETSMMSLNRYRLRHLAQDKNKVALRVEKLLNKPDKLIGLILIGNNLVNILASALATIIGQRIYGDAGIAIATGVLTFVILIFAEVTPKTLAVLYPEKIAFPSSFLLRPLQVLLSPCVWLINGISNGLLRIFGVNVTHNSDHALSSDELRSVVREAAGMIPVHHQEMLLSILELEKVTVDEIMIPRNEIAAIDINQEWDVILKQLKHRTHTMTLLYRDTIDDAIGFIHARDCLLILLREDFTKTTLLRSVRELYFIPEGTPLNTQLIKFQQNKERIGLVVDEYGDIQGLVTLADILEEIVGDFTTTHLPVNSKEIYKQHDNSYIIEGSLGLRDINKEMGWTLPTDGPRTLNGLILEHLEEIPTEKISARICGYPMEILEVENNMVKLVKVLPHLYKDDE; from the coding sequence TTGAACGACATTCCAACCAGTGCTTTACTAATTACGCTTGTTATTTTAATTCTAATCTCTGCTTATTTTTCGAGTTCAGAAACGAGCATGATGTCTCTCAACCGTTATCGCCTACGCCATCTTGCACAGGACAAGAATAAAGTAGCATTACGTGTTGAAAAACTACTTAATAAGCCAGATAAACTGATCGGCCTTATTTTGATTGGTAACAATCTTGTTAATATCCTCGCTTCAGCATTAGCCACTATCATTGGCCAACGAATTTACGGGGATGCCGGCATTGCCATTGCAACAGGGGTATTAACCTTTGTTATTTTAATTTTTGCAGAAGTAACACCAAAGACATTAGCTGTTCTCTACCCTGAAAAAATTGCTTTTCCAAGTTCCTTTTTGTTACGCCCATTACAAGTGTTACTTAGCCCTTGTGTATGGTTGATTAACGGTATCTCCAACGGCTTATTACGTATCTTTGGTGTGAACGTTACTCACAATAGTGACCATGCTCTTTCGAGCGATGAGTTGCGCTCTGTTGTGAGAGAGGCTGCCGGAATGATACCGGTTCACCACCAAGAGATGCTGCTAAGTATTCTTGAGCTTGAAAAAGTGACCGTCGATGAAATTATGATCCCACGTAATGAAATTGCTGCAATCGATATCAACCAAGAGTGGGATGTCATTCTTAAGCAATTAAAGCACCGTACACATACCATGACTTTGCTTTATCGCGACACCATCGATGATGCGATAGGCTTTATCCATGCACGTGATTGTTTGCTGATTTTATTAAGGGAAGATTTCACTAAAACAACACTATTACGTAGTGTGAGAGAGCTCTATTTTATCCCAGAAGGTACGCCTCTAAATACACAGCTCATAAAATTCCAACAAAATAAAGAGCGCATAGGCCTAGTGGTAGACGAATATGGTGATATTCAAGGGTTAGTCACGCTCGCTGATATTTTAGAAGAAATCGTTGGCGACTTTACGACAACACATCTTCCTGTTAATTCTAAAGAGATTTATAAGCAACACGATAACTCTTATATTATCGAAGGTAGCTTAGGTTTACGAGACATCAACAAAGAGATGGGTTGGACTTTACCTACCGATGGCCCTCGCACACTCAATGGCTTGATTTTAGAACATTTAGAAGAGATTCCTACCGAGAAAATTAGTGCCCGTATTTGCGGCTATCCGATGGAAATTTTAGAAGTAGAAAATAATATGGTGAAGTTAGTCAAAGTGCTCCCGCATCTATATAAGGATGATGAATAA
- the rep gene encoding DNA helicase Rep: MKLNPGQDAAVKMISGPCLVLAGAGSGKTRVITNKIAHLVQNCDYLAKHIAAVTFTNKAAREMKERVSQTLGRKEARGLMVSTFHSLGLDIIKREYKVLGMKAGFSLFDDQDTLALLKELTAKQLQEDMDLLKALITQISNWKNALILPAQAIKQARGERDVLFAHCYDLYQRQLKAYNALDFDDLIVLPTLLLTLKEEVRLRWQKKIQYLLVDEYQDTNTSQYELIKALVGERARFTVVGDDDQSIYSWRGARPENLVLLQNDFPQLKVIKLEQNYRSSQRVLKAANVLIANNPHEFDKRLFSELAYGESIKVLFAKNEQHEAERVVMELSGHKFMNGASFSDYAVLYRGNHQSRLLEKVMMENRIPYRISGGTSFFARSEVKDIMAYLKLLVNQDDDNAFLRVVNTPRRGIGPGTLEKLGSYANMRHTTLFAASFELGLEQTLSGKGLLSLQAFTRWLVELNDRLKREDNIDVVRDLIRDIGYEDWLYESSPSPKAAEMRMKNVSMLFKWVTEMLKGDDLDEEMTLEQVVARLTLRDMLSRNEEEEELDQVQLMTLHASKGLEFPYVYMIGMEEGILPHQVSIDEDNVEEERRLAYVGITRAQKELTFTLAKERNQYGETIKPTPSRFLFELPQDDLDWESGPKKKSEEQKKQLAEKGIANLRALFD, from the coding sequence ATGAAGCTAAATCCCGGTCAAGATGCCGCTGTAAAAATGATTTCAGGCCCCTGCCTTGTGTTAGCGGGTGCGGGCAGTGGTAAAACGAGGGTGATCACCAATAAAATCGCTCATTTAGTGCAAAATTGTGATTATTTAGCTAAACATATCGCCGCCGTCACATTTACCAATAAAGCCGCTCGAGAGATGAAGGAGCGTGTTAGCCAAACCCTTGGCCGTAAAGAGGCGCGTGGCTTAATGGTCTCCACATTTCACTCCTTGGGATTGGATATCATTAAACGCGAATATAAAGTATTAGGTATGAAGGCGGGATTTAGTCTGTTTGATGATCAAGATACCTTAGCCTTGCTAAAAGAGTTGACTGCTAAGCAACTGCAAGAAGATATGGATTTGTTAAAGGCGTTAATCACACAAATATCGAATTGGAAAAATGCCCTGATACTACCAGCACAAGCGATAAAACAGGCGCGTGGTGAGCGCGATGTGCTATTTGCCCACTGTTATGACCTTTATCAGCGCCAATTAAAAGCTTACAACGCACTCGATTTTGATGATTTAATTGTGTTGCCAACTCTGCTTCTAACGCTGAAAGAAGAGGTGCGTTTGCGTTGGCAGAAAAAAATACAGTATTTATTGGTAGATGAATATCAAGATACCAATACGAGCCAATATGAGTTAATTAAAGCGTTAGTGGGCGAACGTGCACGATTTACAGTGGTAGGGGATGATGATCAGTCTATTTACTCATGGCGAGGAGCGCGTCCAGAAAACTTAGTCTTGTTACAAAACGACTTTCCGCAGTTAAAAGTGATTAAACTTGAGCAGAACTATCGCTCTAGTCAACGTGTTTTAAAGGCGGCGAATGTACTGATTGCTAATAATCCCCATGAATTTGATAAACGCCTGTTTAGTGAATTGGCCTATGGTGAGTCAATCAAAGTGTTGTTTGCCAAAAATGAACAACATGAAGCAGAGCGTGTGGTAATGGAGCTTTCAGGCCATAAATTTATGAATGGGGCTTCCTTTAGCGATTATGCGGTACTTTACCGTGGTAATCATCAAAGTCGCTTGTTAGAAAAGGTGATGATGGAAAATCGCATCCCCTATCGCATTAGTGGTGGAACCTCTTTTTTTGCACGCAGTGAAGTGAAAGATATCATGGCTTATCTTAAGCTATTGGTGAATCAAGACGATGACAATGCCTTTTTACGTGTTGTTAATACACCGCGTCGTGGTATTGGTCCGGGGACATTAGAAAAACTCGGTAGTTATGCCAATATGCGCCATACGACATTGTTTGCTGCCAGTTTTGAATTGGGATTAGAACAAACCTTGTCAGGTAAAGGGTTACTTTCCTTACAAGCGTTTACGCGCTGGTTAGTAGAGCTCAATGATCGCCTAAAACGAGAGGATAATATCGATGTGGTGCGCGATCTGATCCGTGATATTGGTTACGAAGATTGGTTATATGAAAGCAGCCCAAGTCCGAAAGCTGCGGAAATGCGCATGAAAAATGTGTCGATGCTGTTTAAATGGGTGACGGAAATGCTCAAGGGCGATGACCTTGATGAAGAGATGACGCTTGAGCAAGTTGTTGCACGTTTAACCCTGCGCGATATGCTTTCTCGTAATGAAGAAGAAGAGGAGCTTGACCAAGTACAGTTAATGACCCTGCATGCATCTAAGGGGCTTGAGTTTCCCTATGTTTATATGATTGGTATGGAAGAGGGGATTTTGCCGCACCAAGTGAGTATTGATGAGGATAATGTTGAAGAAGAGCGCCGCCTTGCCTATGTTGGGATTACTCGTGCACAAAAAGAGTTAACCTTTACGCTTGCTAAGGAGCGCAATCAATACGGTGAAACCATCAAACCCACTCCGAGTCGTTTTTTATTTGAGTTACCTCAAGATGATCTCGATTGGGAGAGTGGGCCGAAAAAGAAAAGCGAAGAACAAAAGAAACAACTTGCAGAAAAGGGGATTGCTAATTTGCGTGCTCTGTTTGACTAA
- a CDS encoding efflux RND transporter periplasmic adaptor subunit: MKKWIASAIVLAILIFGTVIAFNIMKAAKVKEFLANRPIPEFAVTSSNITLNDWTPHLRAIGFIEPIQGVDIANEVAGKVVKINFKSGQKLTEGEALVYLDSEIEEANLKAAQGRMPSVKSNYQRMRSLLTKGSVSQGQVDDAEAEYLALQGQIESYQATISRRIIRAPFDGIAGIKNIFLGDYLEAGHDIVRLEDVSKMQIRFIVPQNDLNKIFIGQAMNIAVDAEPGVAFTGTISAIEPAVNYQSGVIQVQADIPNQEQKLRSGMFAKASIILPTLHQQVIIPETAINYTLYGETVYVISEQKNSDDSTFLQVEQRIVKLGKSKNGMIRILDGLKEGEQIVTSGQVRLSNGAHVKITESDALDIPSTTPAL; encoded by the coding sequence ATGAAAAAATGGATCGCTTCGGCAATAGTATTAGCAATACTAATTTTTGGTACTGTTATTGCCTTTAACATAATGAAAGCTGCAAAGGTGAAGGAGTTCTTAGCCAATCGCCCAATTCCTGAATTTGCCGTTACTAGCAGCAACATTACACTTAACGATTGGACCCCACACCTTCGAGCTATTGGCTTTATTGAACCTATTCAAGGCGTTGATATTGCCAATGAAGTCGCCGGTAAAGTGGTTAAAATAAATTTCAAATCAGGGCAAAAATTAACCGAAGGTGAAGCACTCGTTTACCTTGACTCAGAAATCGAAGAAGCCAATTTAAAAGCGGCGCAGGGGCGCATGCCGTCAGTAAAAAGTAACTATCAACGGATGCGTTCTCTGTTAACTAAAGGTTCTGTTTCACAGGGGCAGGTAGATGATGCAGAGGCTGAATATTTGGCATTACAGGGGCAAATAGAAAGCTATCAAGCAACTATTAGTCGCCGTATTATTCGCGCTCCCTTTGATGGCATTGCTGGTATTAAAAATATCTTCTTAGGCGATTATTTAGAAGCGGGTCACGATATCGTTCGCTTAGAAGATGTTAGCAAAATGCAAATCCGTTTTATTGTGCCACAAAATGATCTTAATAAAATTTTTATTGGCCAAGCAATGAATATCGCCGTGGATGCTGAGCCTGGGGTTGCCTTTACAGGGACTATTTCAGCGATTGAACCTGCAGTAAATTACCAAAGTGGCGTCATTCAAGTGCAAGCAGACATTCCTAATCAAGAGCAAAAGCTACGTTCAGGCATGTTTGCTAAAGCAAGTATTATCCTACCAACATTACATCAACAGGTTATTATTCCGGAAACCGCGATTAACTACACACTATATGGTGAAACCGTGTATGTGATCTCGGAGCAAAAAAATAGTGATGATTCAACCTTCTTACAAGTCGAGCAACGTATTGTTAAACTAGGTAAAAGTAAAAATGGCATGATCCGCATACTCGATGGGCTCAAGGAAGGCGAACAGATAGTTACCAGTGGTCAAGTCCGTTTAAGCAATGGCGCACATGTAAAAATCACAGAGTCTGACGCGTTAGACATCCCCTCGACCACTCCAGCACTATAG
- a CDS encoding multidrug efflux RND transporter permease subunit encodes MKFTDIFIRRPILAISLSLLIVLLGLQALSTMQVREYPSMTNTVVTVSTSYYGANANLIQGFITQPIEQAIAQADNIDFITSQSFMGNSTITVFMKLNTDPNGAVADILAKVNSVRSQLPSEAEDPTIDMSTGSTTSVIYISFSSAELNASQITDYLERVIKPQLFSINGVAKVNLYGGTPFALRIWIDPERMAGFSLTTQDVVQILQANNIQSATGQANSYYTLFNGSSETQVKTAAELENLIIATRENGKVIRLQDIARVSLEKSHDTTRTMANGNEAVVVAIDAAPTANPLDITAGINAILPDLAKNNPSSIQMEVLYDSTIAIEESISEVIKTIAEAGLIVLVVMVLFLGSWRAVIIPIITIPLSLIGVLVVMQLFGFTLNLMTLLAMVLAIGLVVDDAIVVVENIDRHIKAGEDPYRAAIIGTREIAVPVISMTITLAAVYAPIALMGGITGSLFTEFALTLAGSVFVSGIIALTLSPMMCSKMLKSNHQANRFEQAVENTLSGVTSRYSRLLEKLMVRRPAVILFSILVFISLPFLFKFIPAELAPKEDKGALMMMAKAPANANLDYIENSIGKITAEIAKQPEVQSTLGISGRPNANQAFGIAIMKPWSQRDKDPKQLATALAPLFNDFPAVATTAFQMPELPGSSGGLPVQFVISTANPFESLVSIASDVLAATQANPNFVYSELDLAFDSATMKIKIDRDKAGAYGVTMQDIGITLGTLLSDGYLNRIDLHGRSYEVIAQVERKYRLSPDKLGNFYVRAKNGDMLPLSNLITIDVVAEPRSLPHFNQLNSASIGAVLAPGFAMGDAITFFEELATSKLPLGYRHDYLGEARQFVSEGDALYMTFILAILIIFLVLASQFESVRDPLVILMTVPLAISGALVVMASGPLINIGAMMLGFTGGFWHPPTMNIYTQVGLITLVGLITKHGILIAEVAKEEQLHHGLNRIEAVQKAATIRLRPILMTTAAMVAGLIPLLFASGAGAVSRFGIGVVIVAGLSLGTLFTLFILPVIYSFVASTHKPIKEFDETLKLKAKEINYNS; translated from the coding sequence ATGAAATTTACTGATATTTTTATACGCCGCCCGATACTTGCGATATCGCTGAGTTTATTGATAGTGCTATTAGGACTACAAGCCCTTAGCACGATGCAAGTACGCGAGTATCCGAGCATGACAAATACCGTAGTGACGGTGTCGACGAGTTATTACGGTGCCAATGCGAATCTGATTCAAGGGTTTATAACTCAACCCATCGAGCAAGCCATTGCCCAAGCAGATAACATTGATTTTATTACGTCGCAAAGTTTTATGGGCAACTCAACAATTACAGTCTTCATGAAACTCAATACCGATCCCAATGGCGCGGTTGCTGATATCCTTGCTAAAGTAAATAGTGTGCGCTCACAACTGCCGAGTGAAGCTGAAGATCCGACTATCGATATGAGCACCGGTTCAACAACATCGGTTATTTATATCTCATTTTCAAGCGCAGAACTGAACGCTAGTCAAATCACCGATTATCTAGAGCGCGTTATTAAACCGCAGTTATTTAGCATCAATGGTGTAGCTAAAGTGAACTTATATGGTGGAACGCCATTTGCGCTAAGAATTTGGATCGATCCTGAGCGAATGGCTGGTTTTTCACTAACCACACAAGATGTTGTACAAATTTTACAAGCCAACAATATCCAATCGGCAACGGGGCAAGCCAACAGCTATTACACCCTTTTTAATGGTAGTAGTGAAACGCAAGTGAAAACAGCGGCTGAGTTAGAAAACCTGATCATAGCGACGCGTGAAAATGGCAAGGTGATCCGCCTACAGGATATCGCTCGCGTTTCATTGGAAAAAAGTCATGATACCACTCGCACCATGGCTAACGGTAATGAAGCGGTGGTTGTCGCAATTGATGCGGCACCAACGGCAAATCCGCTCGATATTACCGCGGGAATCAATGCCATTTTACCCGATTTAGCTAAAAACAATCCAAGTTCAATACAAATGGAGGTGTTGTATGACTCAACTATCGCCATTGAAGAGTCGATTTCAGAAGTCATTAAAACCATCGCTGAAGCCGGTTTAATCGTATTAGTGGTGATGGTGCTATTTTTAGGCTCATGGCGTGCGGTGATTATCCCTATCATTACCATTCCATTGTCACTGATTGGCGTGCTCGTTGTGATGCAACTATTTGGCTTTACCCTTAACTTAATGACATTACTGGCAATGGTATTAGCAATAGGTTTAGTAGTCGATGATGCAATTGTTGTGGTAGAAAATATTGATCGCCATATTAAAGCCGGAGAAGATCCCTACCGCGCGGCCATTATAGGAACCCGGGAGATTGCCGTCCCCGTTATTTCGATGACGATAACACTGGCAGCTGTTTATGCGCCTATTGCCTTAATGGGGGGAATAACGGGATCACTATTTACTGAATTTGCATTAACTTTGGCAGGCTCAGTGTTTGTTTCCGGTATTATTGCATTAACACTATCGCCGATGATGTGTAGTAAAATGCTTAAAAGCAACCATCAGGCAAATCGTTTCGAACAAGCCGTTGAAAACACGCTTTCAGGTGTTACCTCACGCTATTCGCGCCTGCTTGAAAAGTTGATGGTTCGTCGTCCAGCTGTGATCCTTTTTTCAATTTTAGTTTTTATCTCTTTGCCTTTCCTATTTAAATTTATTCCTGCGGAACTAGCTCCCAAAGAAGATAAAGGGGCATTAATGATGATGGCTAAGGCGCCAGCCAATGCCAATCTCGACTACATTGAAAACAGCATAGGTAAGATAACCGCTGAAATAGCGAAGCAACCCGAGGTACAAAGTACCCTCGGTATTTCTGGCAGACCAAATGCCAATCAAGCCTTTGGTATTGCAATCATGAAGCCTTGGAGTCAGCGCGATAAAGATCCTAAACAGCTTGCGACGGCCTTAGCACCGTTATTTAATGATTTTCCCGCGGTCGCGACCACGGCTTTCCAAATGCCTGAGTTACCGGGTTCATCAGGTGGCTTACCGGTACAGTTTGTTATATCAACAGCAAATCCATTTGAGAGCTTAGTTAGTATCGCCAGTGATGTACTCGCAGCGACACAGGCAAACCCTAACTTTGTCTATTCTGAACTTGATCTTGCCTTTGATTCAGCGACAATGAAAATCAAAATAGATCGCGATAAAGCAGGTGCGTATGGCGTTACCATGCAAGATATAGGTATCACCTTGGGAACTCTATTAAGTGATGGCTACCTAAATCGCATCGACCTCCATGGGCGTAGTTATGAAGTAATCGCACAAGTAGAACGGAAATACCGTTTATCGCCAGATAAATTAGGTAATTTTTACGTACGCGCTAAAAATGGAGACATGTTACCACTGAGCAATTTAATCACTATTGATGTGGTTGCTGAGCCACGTTCATTACCACACTTTAACCAGTTAAATAGTGCATCTATCGGTGCTGTTTTAGCCCCCGGTTTTGCGATGGGCGATGCCATTACCTTCTTTGAAGAGCTCGCGACTAGTAAATTACCTTTAGGTTACCGCCATGACTATCTTGGGGAGGCACGACAGTTCGTTAGCGAAGGCGATGCGCTTTACATGACCTTTATCTTGGCTATTTTGATCATCTTTTTAGTGCTGGCTAGTCAATTCGAAAGTGTTCGCGATCCATTAGTTATCTTAATGACCGTTCCGCTTGCTATCAGTGGCGCTCTGGTGGTGATGGCCTCAGGCCCGCTGATTAATATCGGCGCAATGATGCTTGGGTTTACGGGAGGGTTCTGGCACCCCCCTACGATGAATATATACACGCAAGTCGGTCTAATAACGCTCGTAGGATTAATCACTAAGCATGGTATTTTGATTGCTGAAGTTGCCAAAGAGGAGCAATTACACCATGGTTTAAATCGTATCGAAGCGGTACAAAAAGCAGCAACCATTCGTTTACGCCCTATTTTGATGACCACTGCGGCAATGGTTGCTGGTCTTATTCCATTACTTTTTGCGAGTGGCGCAGGCGCTGTTAGTCGTTTTGGTATTGGGGTTGTGATCGTGGCAGGCTTATCCTTAGGCACTCTATTTACGCTATTTATTTTACCCGTCATCTACTCTTTTGTCGCCAGTACTCATAAACCGATCAAAGAGTTTGATGAAACATTAAAACTCAAAGCCAAAGAGATTAATTACAACAGCTAA
- the luxS gene encoding S-ribosylhomocysteine lyase — protein sequence MPLLDSFTVDHTIMNAPAVRIAKKMQTPGKDTITVFDLRFTTPNKEMLSEKGIHTLEHLYAGFMRDHLNGEHVEIIDISPMGCRTGFYMSLIGSPSEADVASAWLASMQDVLKVQDQKDIPELNEYQCGTYLMHSLEEAQAIARAIIEAGIGTNKNEDIALSEAQLQQL from the coding sequence ATGCCATTACTCGATAGTTTTACTGTTGATCATACAATTATGAACGCTCCAGCAGTACGCATTGCTAAAAAAATGCAAACACCTGGAAAAGATACTATCACTGTCTTTGATTTACGTTTTACAACGCCCAATAAAGAGATGCTTTCTGAAAAAGGTATTCATACACTTGAGCATCTATATGCGGGCTTTATGCGTGATCATTTAAATGGTGAGCACGTTGAAATTATTGATATTTCGCCAATGGGATGTCGTACAGGTTTTTATATGAGCTTGATTGGTTCGCCTAGTGAGGCTGATGTTGCTTCTGCATGGTTAGCCTCTATGCAGGATGTGTTGAAGGTGCAAGATCAAAAAGATATTCCTGAGTTAAATGAATACCAATGTGGTACCTATTTAATGCACTCGCTCGAGGAGGCGCAAGCAATCGCTCGCGCTATTATTGAAGCGGGTATTGGTACTAATAAGAATGAAGATATTGCCTTAAGTGAAGCGCAGTTACAGCAGCTATAA
- a CDS encoding helix-turn-helix domain-containing protein, with amino-acid sequence MDKRIRILAAAEKLLAVHGFYGLSMKMLAKTAGVAAGTIYRYFDSKDMLMSQLHQHIRKEAAETIFKGWSNKQTPKQKYDLLWRNAFDAVLSNPQRLTVIDMLYFIPNEQQAEITLFEDVAFAPLIDFYQQGIDEGRFLPWQIPMLITLSFDTSIELAKKQLRQRFETSEQQINQVRDASWLIIQQSSLK; translated from the coding sequence ATGGACAAGCGTATAAGGATATTGGCTGCTGCTGAAAAATTGCTCGCCGTTCATGGTTTTTATGGATTATCCATGAAAATGTTGGCAAAAACAGCGGGTGTTGCCGCAGGCACCATCTATCGCTATTTTGATAGCAAAGATATGCTAATGTCGCAATTGCATCAGCATATTCGTAAGGAGGCCGCGGAAACAATATTTAAAGGCTGGTCTAACAAGCAAACACCGAAACAAAAATATGATCTACTTTGGCGTAACGCCTTCGATGCCGTACTGAGCAATCCGCAACGTTTAACGGTGATCGATATGCTCTATTTTATCCCTAATGAACAACAAGCAGAGATAACACTTTTTGAAGATGTCGCTTTTGCTCCTTTAATCGACTTTTATCAACAGGGTATAGATGAAGGACGTTTCTTGCCATGGCAAATACCAATGCTGATCACTCTAAGTTTTGACACTTCCATTGAATTGGCCAAAAAACAGTTAAGGCAACGTTTTGAAACGAGTGAACAACAAATAAATCAAGTAAGAGATGCTTCTTGGTTAATTATTCAACAATCATCATTAAAATAA